The Ananas comosus cultivar F153 linkage group 20, ASM154086v1, whole genome shotgun sequence region AGTTCCAAACTTTCTTTTGCTTTTAATCGGTGGAAGTTATATGAGATTTGTAAAGACACAAATATTTAACATGCATATGCCGCAATGGGTGATCTGTTCAATTAGTAACATAGGATATGCCTCTCATAACTTGGAAAAAGTTTACAAACAATCAAGCTTCACCGTTGATTTATGTCCCCCAAAAATATTGTTGATGGGTTGTTCACATTATGCTACTGGCCTATGTGGGATACTAGGCATCTCAAGCTTCTGTGCTCATGCAGGTagagcaaatatatatatgtcagaGGCCATACCAATAGGTTGAGTACAGCTCATCATGAGTAGCTATTGGATGTGCTTAAGCCTCCTGATCGCCCATAGAAATGCCTTGCCATCAGTAGATAtgattttctttcaaaaatcgAGAAAAAGAATTGCACAAACAACTGACCAGCATATATCGCTGGTCCTTAAGAAAGTTCCGCTCATGAGTTCACTTTGTTAGCCATTTTCTACAGTCTGAAATATCAACTTCGAGCTCTGTATGTTCTTTTCTTctaattgtttaatttgtagttttattttgaattcGAAGTCTTTTATTgtcctttatttttttagtgCATGACCTTCTGATGCATTTTGAACGTTGTAGCTCTGCTCATTCTGCATGCACTTAAACCTATTGATATATGACAAATCCTTGTCTATTTCACTAGGAATTTCTCATCATGGATGCTACTCAATCAGTTGCCACACTGATTGATTCAACCACCTCAAAGATACAACAGCTTCAGTATGCAATTGCTCAACTTGAAAGTCATAGCGCTGTATCTCTGAATGTGAAATGGAAACAGCTTGAAGAGCATTTTCATGGTCTTGAGAAATCATTAAAAGAAAGATTTAACGAGTTGGAAGATCAGGAAAAGGAGTATGCAAATGAAGTCACAGAGACTGAGGAGATGTTGGAGAACCGTGAAGCCGTGGTAGTTGCTAAGGAGCTTGCTTCATTGGATCGGCTTCAAATAAAAAGAGATGCCGCACTATCTGAGATATTTGACAAGTACAAAAGCAATGGTGTGGTTGATGCTTCTTCTAAAGAAAACCCAGATGCTAACTCATCCAAAACTGACTTGGTAGATGGCAAAAATACTGAAAATTGCAATACAGACATAAGCCCTAACTCAGTACTGATGTCTCTGTGTGAGAAAATGGATGCCGAAGGACTTCACAAATATATATCAGACAACCGCAAGAACTTGGCATCCATTCGTGAAGAAATTCCTCTGGCTCTCAAAGGTGCACGTGACCCTTTTGCCCTTGTGCTGAACTCGTTGAAGGACTTCTACTCTGGAGAAATATTAGGGTTAGACGGAAAGAAAGATGGTAGCCTTCTGGGTTTACGTAGAACTTGTCTCATGTTAATGGAGTCCCTTGGCTCACTCTTTGATACTTCAATGGCTGCATTAAATATTAAAGAGCAAGCTAAGGCGATTGCTTTAGAGTGGAAGCCAAAGTTAGATACTCTTGACATTGATGCTAGTAGTGGAAATTCGCTAGAAGCGCATGCATTTCTCCAACTTTTAGCTACTTTTGGACTTTCATCTGAGTTTGATGAAGAGGAAATATTCAAATTGATCCCATGTGTTAGCAGGCGTCGTCAAATAGCGGAGCTATGTCGATCACTTGGGATATCACATAAGATGCAAGGTTGGGCTTGTACTAAGTTTAGCTATACATATTATCTCCGTATGGAAGCTATTTATCAATGTTTATTTTCAAATCTGATGTCTTCTTACCTACTTCTCATCATAAACTTCcactaatttttaaaagatagtaaCATGCAAATACGAGATCTGAAATTTATTCTTGTTATACTTGATTGTGGTTTTCAAGATTTTAAGACCctagttaaataatatttcaGACGTCGGTGTAATTTGCATGATCATTTAGTTACATATTTTGTAGTTTAGATCTTGGTCTGCTCTTTATTCATTTCATGTCTATGTTTTCTAATATAATATGAACCTCTAAAAACTACTTTTTACTGCTGTCCAAACTTCCTCCAGTTTAATATGTGACCAAGCTTTACATATTAGGAAGTATtaatgaaagaaaagagaaaatattgTGAGGTGCATTCTTTGTTTTATGGCCAGCTTCTAGCAGCTCATGTTAGTGCTTTGTGCTGGTTCATTTGTCTTATTAAATGGCCATTTTGTGGTTTTTGACTTCAGTTGAGATAATGTTAAGGGCGCCAAAAGCTTGTACTTTCTTTCCTAGTTTTGCTCTGAAGATTAAGCATACAAGGAAATATGATGTGGTTGGTCCTGgacaatttaattttactttgttGTCGCAAACTTGTTGCAACTTGATTCAAAAGCCTTAATATTACACCATTTTTCTGGTAATTCTTATTCTAATTGTTTTCACTCTTGACcttgtctattttttttttcctagttcttggggaaattttttttttcaaattcatttttaaacttgatccttttctctttttattgtttaaatGCCTTGTCACtctctttttaacttttaggTGTGATAGAAGTTCTGGTGAATACTGGGAGGCAAATAGATGCCATTAATCTGGCATATGCATTTGGATTGACAGAGCAATTCGCACCCGTGCCTTTGCTGAAATCGTATTTGAAAGAGGCGAGGAAGACGCCACATGCCAAAGCTGGAAACATGTCCCCTGGGGCTCAGGTagtcttttttgtctttttctattttgttgcAGCTTTACTATCAAATAAGTTATCATGCTGTTTCTTAAATTCTGGCCGTTGCGGCATTTGGCTTCTATATATCTACAGGACAGTTCACTAAGTGATTTTCCAGACTGTAGAACTCCATAgtctagaacatttaaaacaCGTGCTTTGATTGCTTCATTGTTTCATTGTGCCATTTAGAATCTTCTTGCTTGATCTGAGGTCTTTCATCCACagggattcaaattcaaaccaagtaaatctaataCAGCTTCTCGTTCATGCTTGTTTTACGCTAAAACTCAATTAACTTCTGTTGCTATGGTATAAGGATGTGTCCAGAATATAAACTGTTAAGCGAGCTGCTGGTATGAGGTTATGAGAACTTGATTGATTTCAGCAAACTGAAAACACACTGTTTACAGCGTCAGACGTGAACAGGCCAATGTTTATTTTTAGCCACTTTATTGTTTGTACTCAACTTCTACAAACTTGTTCTACTGTGCAAATGCAATTTTGACATTGTGAGATTCCCAAATATCACGAGTTTTTAGATGTTCGACCTATTTAGAGACTCGCTCGTAGTTTTTGTGTACCACATCGCGGTAATTTCCGTGTCTCATAAGTTTTTAGATGCTCGCCCTATTTAGTTTCTTGTCactaatattctaattttaacttgttcttggattttatttttttttcaagctaTAGTGGCAATCACCTTTACATTAACAAATTCTTCGTTATAGAATGAGACGAACGAACGCGAGCTATCCGCGCTAAAATCTGTGCTCAAGTCCATCGAGGACCACAATCTCGCAGACCAATACCCGCCCGAACCGCTTCAGAAACGAGTCGCCCAGCTGGAGAAAGCCAAAGCAGACAAAAGAAGAGCCGTCGAAGCCGCGAAGCCGCAATCCAAGCGGGCCCGCGCCAGCGGCACCGTCCACAACCCCCGCGCGCCGAACAACTTCCCGAACAACTTCCCCGACAAAAGCTTCTATCCGACCACCCCTGAACGGTACCCATACCCTTACAATAGGCAATATGTGTACCCGATCGAACCCCATCATCCGACTATGATGAGTTCCGCTCCGTACGCTCTCTCTCCTAGCCACACTACTTATTACGGAAATGGGTACCCGGTTCAGTATCAACCTGCTTATTTACActaatggagagagagagagagagagagagagagagagaaacagattATGTGTGATATTAGTTTCCTAACTGCTAGGTTTGAACCAGTTGGGTGTTCTACTATTTCTGTTTATTGTGTTCTATAGCCATGTTGTGTGTGATGATGATACCCCTTATGTTGTTTAATCCTGGTGACTAATGTTTAGATGTAACTTCTAATGTTTAGTTATTATAACACTGCtcctattttctaatttttcgcCATTTTCCTTTCTCCTTTTCATGCTTTGCTCCATAAATTTTCCGCTGTGAAAGTTTTGCTTGATTTGCTTCTTCTTATATCTTCGGTTTTTATTCGCTCAGTATTGAATCGTATTGTTTTATGTCCTGAACTCTTAGCTGTTTCTCCTTCCATCGCATCTTTACTTACAATTCGAAAGCTCAAATATGAAAATGTTTTgcttatttttgtaattttttctgCTAAGGTCTTTGTCGATGTCAATGTCGCTGTCGTTCTGTTAAgagaataatatgaaattttactATTGGGTTTGGTCAAGCGAAGAATGtactaacaaattaaatatagaaaGCTTAACTCTACCTGCAGTTTATTTAATTCATTTGCATTAAGACTTGGAATACATTCTGGAACATTCTAACATTATTAGTGTTATTAGTGCGCCGTTCACTTGAAACGAACtttatattatttgattatttgctGCATCCTCAATCTGATTTGAGCTCTTCGCCACCGCTGTCGCCGTCATTGTCGCCGCTATTCGATCCTCCACCGGCCTGATACTCACGACGGCCGCGTCGGTCGCTGCCGCTAACCTCTCCGCGATTTTGGCCTCACTCACACAACCCTCAACCCTCATAGCTTCATACCACCCATCACCCCAACCACCTCCGCGGCCACCGCAAACTTTAGAAAACTTTTGATTTGTTATCTGGGGCACTCTATTTGCGTCGTTGCGATTCGAACACTCATATGTTGATAGCTCAGCTCTGGCGCATAAGAGCTCTAGCTGCAGGCTGTGAAGGCGGTGTTCGTAGAGCGAGACGACCCCCGCGGCCCCGAACACGCGGTCGCGGAGCTGCATGGAGGCCTCGTAGGCGAGCGAGTCGGTGGCCGCAGGCCGGCGCTCCGGTGGGAGCTCCTCGAGGAGCCTTTGGACGTTGCCGACGCCATAGACGCGTCGGACGATCGCGAAGCGGTTCGGCTGGCTCGGCGGGAAGCACGGCGCGAACACGCAGCCCGGACGGCACCCCCTGCGCAGCTGCCTGCAAGCAGTGCACGGATGGACGATGGCCGGCCGGCCAGCAGCCGCGGCGACGCCACCTGCTAATGCTGAGTTGGCGGCGGCCTCATTCGCCATTTGTCCCTTTGcaatctcaataaaaaaaaagttatagttGAGGAATCTTCATACACTTCTCcttttttatgataaaaatatatacaatgtatctaaattatatagatCTGAATCATCTATCCaaacttctaaaaatttaattttactatccaatcttttaatttatttgatttgaaccaGTTAACAgcactttaactttaaaaattaaactaataattactttaatgaatttgtagttacaaaaaattatatttagtatACAAATTAAATCTGTATGAATTTTTAAGTCAAACTGCCGCGCGTTGATGgcctcaaatcaaacaaattaaaaggtttGATAGTAAAGTATGAAGTTTAAAGTGTGAAACttgataaaattattgattaattTAGTAATATTCTCAATTTATTTAGCCAAAATCACCCAattctgaaaagaaaaaaaaatcaaaaattgagGGTGCTTCCAATTAAAAAAGTTATAGTTGAGGGAATCACCCAACATTTTTATCCAACTAAACTTATGAGACTATATTTCAAATTGAGATCAAACTTAACTTAGTACCAAAGTCCTAATTAACtcaaaatattgtaataatatcataatatttgaatatgcatagtgggggagagagagagatagagattgAAAACTGTCACATTAGATCAGAaagcaaaaccaaaaaaaacaaagaaataaaaaaaaaaattctaaaaataatgttaaaaaaactTCCTCATTCCATCAATGAGAGAGATTAAAACACAATTTGAAATCTAATTAGTAatttgtcatatatatatatatataatataatatatatatatatatatatatatatatataaggaacttttttttttt contains the following coding sequences:
- the LOC109725665 gene encoding FRIGIDA-like protein 3, which produces MDATQSVATLIDSTTSKIQQLQYAIAQLESHSAVSLNVKWKQLEEHFHGLEKSLKERFNELEDQEKEYANEVTETEEMLENREAVVVAKELASLDRLQIKRDAALSEIFDKYKSNGVVDASSKENPDANSSKTDLVDGKNTENCNTDISPNSVLMSLCEKMDAEGLHKYISDNRKNLASIREEIPLALKGARDPFALVLNSLKDFYSGEILGLDGKKDGSLLGLRRTCLMLMESLGSLFDTSMAALNIKEQAKAIALEWKPKLDTLDIDASSGNSLEAHAFLQLLATFGLSSEFDEEEIFKLIPCVSRRRQIAELCRSLGISHKMQGVIEVLVNTGRQIDAINLAYAFGLTEQFAPVPLLKSYLKEARKTPHAKAGNMSPGAQNETNERELSALKSVLKSIEDHNLADQYPPEPLQKRVAQLEKAKADKRRAVEAAKPQSKRARASGTVHNPRAPNNFPNNFPDKSFYPTTPERYPYPYNRQYVYPIEPHHPTMMSSAPYALSPSHTTYYGNGYPVQYQPAYLH
- the LOC109726029 gene encoding LOB domain-containing protein 6-like, which gives rise to MANEAAANSALAGGVAAAAGRPAIVHPCTACRQLRRGCRPGCVFAPCFPPSQPNRFAIVRRVYGVGNVQRLLEELPPERRPAATDSLAYEASMQLRDRVFGAAGVVSLYEHRLHSLQLELLCARAELSTYECSNRNDANRVPQITNQKFSKVCGGRGGGWGDGWYEAMRVEGCVSEAKIAERLAAATDAAVVSIRPVEDRIAATMTATAVAKSSNQIEDAANNQII